The Pedobacter roseus genome contains a region encoding:
- a CDS encoding QcrA and Rieske domain-containing protein, with product MDRKDFLNSIGMSAAAFALINCLGCKKTDGNSSSDTSGPTGVNFTLDLSQAANAVLLNNGGSLVSNGVIVAKTQAGAYIAVQRSCTHESYTLTYQAVNSRFYCPNHGATFSEGGTVTNGPASRALTVYNTQLTGTSLKVYS from the coding sequence ATGGACAGAAAAGATTTCCTTAACAGTATCGGGATGAGTGCCGCGGCTTTTGCCCTGATTAATTGCCTAGGTTGTAAGAAAACTGATGGCAATAGCTCTTCAGATACATCAGGTCCTACAGGGGTGAATTTTACGCTCGATTTAAGCCAGGCTGCCAATGCCGTACTGCTAAACAATGGCGGGTCTTTGGTGTCGAACGGGGTCATTGTAGCAAAGACCCAAGCCGGGGCTTATATTGCTGTGCAACGTTCATGTACACACGAAAGCTACACGCTAACTTATCAGGCGGTAAATAGCCGCTTTTACTGCCCAAACCATGGTGCAACCTTCTCTGAAGGCGGTACTGTTACAAATGGTCCGGCATCACGTGCATTAACCGTTTACAATACCCAGCTTACGGGTACTTCTTTAAAAGTTTATTCTTAA
- a CDS encoding thioredoxin family protein, whose protein sequence is MKLLLVALFGLFALPALWMGNFSEAQKEAKATQKQILINFSGSDWCGPCIRLRKEILESETFEQYAAANLLLVRADFPRQKKNQLPKEQIKLNESLAEAYNKDGKFPYTVLVDENGKVLKTWDGFPDETPQAFVSEIDKLKK, encoded by the coding sequence ATGAAACTACTATTAGTTGCCCTTTTTGGGTTGTTTGCTCTTCCTGCATTATGGATGGGGAATTTTTCTGAAGCGCAGAAGGAAGCTAAAGCTACGCAAAAACAGATTTTGATCAATTTTTCGGGTTCCGATTGGTGTGGCCCATGTATCCGCCTGCGTAAAGAGATTTTGGAATCTGAAACATTTGAACAATATGCAGCTGCCAATCTGTTGCTTGTTAGGGCAGATTTTCCAAGGCAGAAGAAGAACCAGCTTCCCAAAGAGCAGATCAAGCTCAACGAATCATTGGCAGAAGCCTATAATAAAGATGGGAAGTTTCCCTATACCGTTCTGGTAGACGAAAATGGAAAGGTGCTCAAAACCTGGGATGGCTTTCCAGATGAAACGCCACAGGCTTTTGTATCCGAAATTGATAAACTAAAAAAATAA
- a CDS encoding FAD:protein FMN transferase, whose amino-acid sequence MAKPVSVNRVLKLMGNRFEFTVIAENEQAGNAAVDAAIAEVRRIEYLLTTFSNLSQTSLINENAGLKPVKVDDEVISLIERSIRISEITDGAFDISYGSIDKRLWNFDPNMTSLPDEETAMASVGLIDYRNVILNKDKSTVFLKNRGMRIGFGGIGKGYAADKAKIVLQKLGIKSGIVNAAGDLVTWGTQANGGPWTVGIADPEQTDRPFSALKISDMAIATSGSYEKYVTINGKRYSHTIDPKTGLPVSGVKSVSIICPSAELADALATPVVVMGVKVGLELINQIKQVACIVIDDNDRVFTSNNINVI is encoded by the coding sequence ATGGCTAAACCTGTTTCTGTAAACCGGGTACTAAAGCTCATGGGCAACCGCTTTGAGTTTACGGTGATCGCTGAAAACGAGCAGGCGGGCAATGCTGCAGTTGATGCTGCTATTGCTGAAGTGAGAAGAATAGAATATCTGCTGACTACTTTCAGCAACCTTAGTCAGACCAGTCTGATCAATGAAAACGCGGGCCTAAAGCCTGTAAAAGTAGATGATGAAGTGATCAGTCTTATCGAACGCTCCATCAGGATATCAGAAATTACCGATGGTGCATTCGACATCAGTTATGGATCTATAGATAAGCGGCTCTGGAACTTTGATCCCAATATGACCAGCCTGCCTGATGAAGAAACCGCAATGGCTTCTGTTGGGCTGATCGATTACCGGAATGTGATTCTGAATAAGGATAAATCAACTGTATTTCTGAAAAATAGGGGCATGCGTATTGGTTTTGGCGGAATTGGGAAAGGATACGCGGCTGATAAGGCGAAGATTGTGCTGCAAAAGCTAGGCATTAAAAGTGGAATTGTGAATGCAGCTGGCGACCTGGTTACCTGGGGAACCCAGGCTAATGGTGGTCCCTGGACAGTAGGTATTGCAGATCCTGAACAAACCGACAGACCATTTTCTGCACTGAAGATCAGTGATATGGCCATTGCCACTTCGGGCAGTTATGAAAAATATGTGACGATAAATGGCAAGCGCTATTCGCATACAATAGACCCTAAGACCGGACTTCCGGTAAGCGGCGTGAAGAGTGTGAGTATCATCTGCCCCAGTGCCGAGCTGGCTGATGCACTGGCAACACCGGTTGTAGTGATGGGTGTAAAGGTTGGCCTCGAGCTGATTAACCAGATTAAACAAGTGGCCTGTATTGTTATTGATGATAATGACAGGGTTTTTACCTCAAACAATATTAATGTAATATAA
- a CDS encoding DUF4266 domain-containing protein, whose product MKSSRTFFFLSISAFSIIGMLSACSSVKPYQKSKLNDADMILSARKAQKFEQSFQLYREGASGANGGKSGGGCGCN is encoded by the coding sequence ATGAAAAGTTCAAGAACATTTTTCTTCCTGTCTATCTCGGCATTTTCGATCATTGGTATGCTGAGCGCCTGTAGTAGTGTGAAACCTTATCAAAAAAGTAAACTCAATGATGCCGATATGATCCTTTCGGCCCGAAAGGCCCAGAAATTTGAACAGAGTTTTCAGCTTTACCGGGAAGGTGCTTCAGGTGCAAACGGGGGCAAAAGCGGTGGTGGTTGCGGATGTAATTAA
- a CDS encoding DUF3570 domain-containing protein, which translates to MRKIYLHVLFMYFGILSTYAQTRPEPAKVDSSKYQSRKLKIDEINLVSAYYHQDGNNSAVTGGIGTEKLSDFANTIDLQMSKFNKRGKKNTFIFELGVDHYTSASSDKIDPSTISSASSADTRIYPSLNWTHSNEETGNSFGFTGSYSTEFDYQSMGAAFNLTRLSKDKNTQFDFKLQAFLDQWTVILPIELRTGNTGRGGEQYDTAPRNSFSASFSLSQVINQKFQASLILEPSYQKGLLATKYQRDYFTDGSMRSETLPDKRYKLPIGLRMNYFLDDRFVIRTFYRYYMDNWGIRAHTAELEIPVKINPFFSISPFYRYNNQVGTKYFAPYGQHQASEQYFTSDYDLSTLSSDFYGAGIRFAPPKGVFGWQRLNMLELRYGHYSRSTSLVSNIVSLNLKFK; encoded by the coding sequence ATGAGAAAAATATATCTTCATGTGCTTTTCATGTACTTCGGTATATTGAGCACCTATGCACAAACCAGACCCGAACCCGCAAAGGTAGACAGCAGTAAATACCAGTCGCGCAAGTTAAAAATAGACGAGATTAATCTCGTTTCTGCCTATTATCATCAAGATGGTAACAACTCTGCGGTAACAGGTGGTATCGGCACCGAAAAACTGAGTGATTTTGCCAATACCATCGATCTGCAGATGTCTAAGTTTAATAAAAGAGGTAAAAAAAACACTTTCATTTTTGAGCTTGGTGTAGATCATTATACTTCGGCCTCTTCTGATAAAATCGATCCGAGCACCATTTCTTCGGCATCTTCTGCTGATACCCGTATTTATCCATCGTTAAACTGGACCCATTCAAATGAAGAAACAGGGAACTCCTTTGGTTTTACAGGATCTTATTCAACGGAGTTCGATTATCAGTCGATGGGTGCTGCTTTTAACCTTACACGTTTATCAAAAGATAAAAATACGCAGTTTGATTTCAAACTTCAGGCCTTCCTGGATCAATGGACGGTGATCCTGCCAATAGAACTTCGGACGGGCAATACCGGAAGGGGAGGTGAGCAATACGATACCGCCCCGAGAAATTCCTTTAGTGCGTCGTTCTCCCTCTCGCAGGTAATTAACCAAAAATTTCAGGCTTCCCTGATTTTGGAACCGTCCTATCAAAAAGGTTTGTTGGCCACCAAATACCAGCGTGATTATTTTACAGATGGTTCGATGCGCTCAGAAACTTTGCCTGATAAGCGTTATAAACTACCAATAGGTTTGCGGATGAATTACTTTTTGGACGACCGTTTTGTAATCCGTACATTTTACCGGTATTATATGGATAACTGGGGGATAAGGGCACATACGGCAGAACTCGAAATTCCCGTAAAGATCAATCCGTTCTTTTCAATCAGTCCTTTCTACCGTTACAATAACCAGGTGGGAACCAAATATTTTGCGCCCTATGGACAGCATCAGGCTTCGGAACAATATTTTACCAGCGATTACGACCTATCAACCCTTAGCAGTGATTTTTATGGCGCAGGCATCAGGTTTGCTCCACCAAAAGGTGTTTTTGGCTGGCAAAGGTTGAACATGCTCGAATTAAGATACGGCCACTATTCCCGCTCAACAAGTCTGGTTTCGAACATTGTATCGTTAAACCTCAAGTTTAAATAA
- a CDS encoding helix-turn-helix domain-containing protein yields the protein MSVHIGLMIWKEMKQKDISVSDIAAALEISKTKAQEMLNSATIDILTLVRVSEILNYNFFSYYESGKVFSKIELQEKHKLTAEVDRLKALLNEKNKALELQERLNKIQLSTISLLEKGQFR from the coding sequence ATGAGTGTTCATATAGGCTTAATGATCTGGAAAGAAATGAAGCAGAAAGATATCTCTGTTTCAGACATTGCTGCTGCGCTTGAGATTAGCAAAACAAAAGCACAGGAAATGCTGAATAGCGCAACCATCGATATCCTTACACTAGTGCGCGTCAGCGAAATCCTGAACTATAATTTTTTCAGCTACTACGAAAGTGGAAAAGTGTTCTCGAAGATCGAGTTGCAAGAGAAACATAAGCTCACGGCAGAAGTAGACCGCTTGAAGGCCTTGCTCAATGAGAAGAACAAAGCACTGGAACTTCAGGAAAGGTTAAATAAGATTCAGCTCAGTACGATTTCGCTGTTGGAGAAAGGACAGTTTAGATAA
- a CDS encoding universal stress protein translates to MKKILVPVDFSATAENAADYATDLAHGIGARVELLNVFQVPEFSPAAASLVWPLEEYNLIEDDAKKALEKLVERVEEKYKKAHHELGFKAEVFGRSVGGEVEQEVSKYFTECKMNLVVAGLNRADKLTKTLMGSVARKIIEEEIPVLLIPAGYRFKKPKKIAFATDFSHSDIPVLCALAEFAKPFSADILIMHTENSRSDSADSRQKTEDFLNRVADRVNYRHIYHRHVNSEGIKEGLNWIVKNGQIDILAMVHRKHSFFYRLLNGSHTLNMSDHIQIPLLALPPEHKIPM, encoded by the coding sequence ATGAAAAAGATCCTGGTACCTGTTGATTTCTCTGCAACAGCAGAGAACGCAGCCGATTATGCAACTGATCTGGCCCACGGTATTGGTGCCAGGGTAGAGCTGCTAAATGTTTTTCAGGTTCCGGAGTTTTCTCCGGCTGCGGCCTCTCTGGTATGGCCGCTTGAAGAATATAATCTTATCGAGGATGATGCTAAAAAAGCACTGGAGAAGCTGGTGGAAAGGGTTGAGGAAAAATATAAAAAGGCCCATCATGAACTTGGTTTTAAAGCAGAAGTGTTTGGGCGATCGGTTGGTGGCGAGGTTGAACAGGAGGTTAGCAAGTATTTTACTGAATGTAAAATGAACCTCGTTGTGGCCGGACTAAACCGTGCAGATAAGTTAACCAAAACACTTATGGGCAGTGTTGCCAGGAAAATTATAGAGGAGGAAATACCTGTTTTGCTTATACCTGCGGGATATAGGTTTAAGAAACCTAAAAAAATCGCTTTTGCCACAGATTTTAGTCATAGCGATATCCCCGTTTTATGTGCGCTTGCCGAATTCGCAAAACCCTTTAGTGCCGACATTCTCATTATGCATACCGAAAATTCAAGATCAGACTCTGCTGATTCCAGACAAAAAACAGAAGATTTTTTAAACCGGGTTGCCGACAGGGTTAACTACAGGCATATCTACCATCGGCATGTAAACAGTGAAGGGATTAAGGAAGGTTTGAACTGGATCGTAAAAAACGGGCAAATTGATATCCTGGCAATGGTGCACCGGAAACATAGCTTTTTTTATCGCTTGCTCAACGGCAGCCATACGCTGAACATGTCTGATCACATTCAGATCCCCCTTTTGGCTTTACCGCCAGAACACAAGATTCCGATGTAG
- the adhP gene encoding alcohol dehydrogenase AdhP, with the protein MYPKIMKAAVIHEYGGPLAIEELPVRPLNQYEILVKVISCGVCHTDLHACNGDWPVKSKMPLVPGHEAIGLVAAMGYDVKSVKEGEVVGVPWLYSACGCCEFCLTGWETLCYEQQNGGYSVNGGFAEYVIADSRYVAHFPSHVNFAEMAPIICAGVTVYKGLKETEVKAGEWVAISGIGGLGHLGVQYAKAMGFQVAAIDISNDKLEMARKLGADIVVNALEQDPGEFLKKQTGGMHGVLVTAVTPVAFSQGLSALRRKGTLALNGLPPGSFDLPIFDTVLNRITIRGSIVGTRKDMQEAIDFAVDGKVRAQVKPAKLEDINEVFEQMKKGEIEGRIVLDISGD; encoded by the coding sequence ATGTATCCTAAAATAATGAAAGCCGCAGTTATCCATGAATATGGAGGACCACTGGCCATAGAAGAACTTCCGGTAAGACCACTCAATCAATATGAGATTCTGGTAAAAGTAATTTCATGTGGCGTATGCCATACCGATTTACATGCCTGCAATGGCGACTGGCCCGTAAAATCAAAAATGCCCCTGGTACCTGGTCACGAAGCTATCGGACTGGTAGCTGCCATGGGCTATGATGTTAAAAGTGTTAAAGAAGGAGAGGTAGTTGGTGTGCCGTGGTTATACAGTGCCTGCGGCTGTTGCGAATTCTGTTTAACAGGCTGGGAAACATTATGCTACGAACAACAAAACGGTGGCTATAGTGTTAACGGAGGTTTCGCAGAATATGTAATTGCCGATTCGAGATATGTTGCCCATTTTCCTTCGCATGTAAATTTTGCAGAAATGGCACCGATTATCTGTGCCGGCGTTACCGTTTATAAAGGCTTAAAAGAAACCGAGGTTAAAGCGGGAGAGTGGGTTGCCATATCGGGCATCGGCGGACTTGGCCATCTTGGTGTTCAGTATGCAAAAGCCATGGGTTTTCAGGTTGCTGCAATTGACATATCAAACGATAAACTGGAAATGGCCAGAAAACTCGGTGCCGACATTGTAGTGAACGCGCTTGAGCAGGATCCTGGCGAGTTTCTTAAAAAACAGACTGGTGGCATGCACGGTGTATTGGTTACTGCCGTAACACCTGTTGCTTTTAGTCAGGGGCTTTCGGCATTACGCAGAAAAGGCACCTTAGCGCTAAACGGTTTACCTCCAGGTAGTTTTGACCTTCCGATATTCGATACTGTGCTGAACCGGATCACCATTAGGGGCTCTATAGTGGGCACCAGAAAAGATATGCAGGAAGCCATCGACTTTGCCGTAGACGGAAAGGTAAGGGCGCAGGTTAAACCGGCAAAACTCGAAGACATTAACGAAGTATTCGAACAGATGAAAAAGGGTGAGATCGAAGGCAGGATTGTGCTGGATATTTCGGGCGATTAA
- a CDS encoding pyridoxamine 5'-phosphate oxidase family protein, which produces MLGKLEEEEIEKLLSEQYIGRLACHAHGVSYIVPINYVYSSGMVYAHSAPGQKIRMMKSNPQVCFQTDQIRDTYNWKSVVCWGKFEEVTDAGEKQRALQGIIHRMMPLTNTPSEQPSHGTGKTDAYDEEIIVFKIVLHLKTGRFEVNDSSN; this is translated from the coding sequence ATGTTAGGAAAACTAGAAGAAGAGGAGATAGAAAAACTCCTTAGCGAACAATATATAGGCCGTTTGGCTTGTCATGCCCATGGTGTGAGTTACATTGTACCCATTAATTATGTGTACAGCAGCGGCATGGTTTACGCACATTCTGCTCCGGGCCAGAAAATCAGGATGATGAAAAGTAATCCCCAGGTCTGCTTTCAGACTGACCAGATCCGTGATACCTATAACTGGAAAAGTGTGGTGTGCTGGGGGAAATTTGAGGAAGTTACCGATGCCGGCGAAAAACAAAGAGCACTTCAGGGCATTATCCACCGGATGATGCCTTTAACCAATACTCCTTCAGAGCAGCCCTCACATGGCACTGGAAAAACCGATGCTTATGATGAGGAAATTATTGTATTCAAAATTGTCCTTCACCTTAAAACCGGTAGGTTTGAGGTTAATGATAGCAGTAATTGA